From Synchiropus splendidus isolate RoL2022-P1 chromosome 10, RoL_Sspl_1.0, whole genome shotgun sequence, the proteins below share one genomic window:
- the mfsd9 gene encoding major facilitator superfamily domain-containing protein 9 isoform X2: MWFFSLQASWTERNHTLHLCSGLHGSVWGEHDHPAAKSSCESPWSQSYCRWYCATYGVLQLFSSTIVGSWSDVVGRQYSLLTCLLLSAFGYCLLGLSTTITLFVLSRIPVGLFKHSLSICRALLSDLVSEAERPLVMGHFNAASSVGFILGPVVGGYLTEHEGGFYTSAFACAAIFLVNAALVSMLPWKEVLLHCSDSNGSSSYRLKPVSNGSHMSSHHSSADSASGSRAQQKLGGGLVSKAASLLQPAWKQLSSVGSKIQKVAYSDMWDLFLVRLLMAVAIMLYYSNFSLALEERFSLKPKVTGYLISYSSTLGALAGFLVGPVTKLYRNEMSTLLLHSSVLTCSLIFLYATAASVWQVLLSSTFFAISTTIGRTCVTDLELQRGGVQASGTLIGAGQSVNSVGRVLAPLLSGLAQEFSPCGPPSLGVVLAVAAVCLLLVRIPKWKSK, from the exons ACAAGCCTCGTGGACGGAGAGGAATCATACGCTGCATCTATGTAGTGGGCTTCATG GATCTGTTTGGGGTGAGCATGATCATCCCGCTGCTAAGTCATCATGTGAAAGCCCTTGGAGCCAGTCCTACTGTCGCTGGTATT GTGCGACGTATGGCGTCTTACAGCTCTTCTCAAGCACCATCGTC GGCAGCTGGAGCGACGTGGTGGGCCGACAGTATTCTCTGCTCACCTGTCTGCTGCTGAGTGCTTTTGGCTACTGCTTGCTTGGACTGTCAACTACCATCACTCTGTTCGTGCTGTCACGAATTCCTGTTG GGCTTTTCAAGCACTCGCTCTCCATCTGCAGAGCGCTGCTGTCTGACCTGGTGTCTGAGGCAGAGCGCCCCCTCGTCATGGGACATTTTAATGCAGCCTCCAGTGTGGGCTTCATTTTGGGTCCGGTGGTGGGTGGCTACCTCACGGAGCACGAGGGCGGCTTCTACACCTCTGCCTTTGCGTGTGCGGCCATATTTCTGGTGAACGCAG CGCTGGTGTCCATGCTGCCCTGGAAAGAGGTGCTGCTTCACTGTTCCGACTCTAATGGAAGTTCAAGCTACAGGCTAAAGCCAGTGAGCAACGGTTCGCACATGAGCAGCCACCATTCGTCTGCAGACTCTGCCTCAGGCTCCCGGGCCCAGCAGAAGCTGGGAGGGGGTCTGGTATCTAAAGCAGCTTCGCTGTTGCAGCCAGCATGGAAGCAGCTTTCCTCAGTGGGATCCAAGATCCAAAAGGTGGCCTACTCGGACATGTGGGACCTGTTTCTGGTCCGTCTGTTGATGGCGGTCGCCATCATGCTTTATTACAGCAACTTCTCTCTGGCTCTGGAGGAGCGCTTCTCACTCAAGCCCAAGGTGACCGGCTACCTCATCAGCTACAGCAGCACGCTAGGAGCTCTGGCCGGCTTCCTGGTGGGTCCGGTCACTAAACTGTACAGGAACGAGATGTCCACGCTGCTGCTCCACTCCTCCGTCCTCACCTGCTCGCTCATCTTCCTGTACGCCACGGCGGCGAGCGTGTGGCAggtcctgctctcctccaccttctttgcCATTTCCACCACCATAGGCAGGACTTGCGTGACTGATCTGGAGCTCCAGCGAGGCGGCGTCCAAGCCAGCGGGACCCTGATCGGAGCGGGACAGTCGGTCAATTCAGTGGGCAGAGTCCTGGCCCCGCTGCTGTCGGGCCTGGCCCAGGAGTTCAGCCCGTGCGGGCCCCCGAGTCTCGGTGTGGTCCTGGCCGTAGCTGCTGTCTGTTTACTGCTGGTCCGGATCCCCAAATGGAAATCCAAATGA
- the mfsd9 gene encoding major facilitator superfamily domain-containing protein 9 isoform X1, with the protein MNDLNNHKCGSSHYKPRGRRGIIRCIYVVGFMDLFGVSMIIPLLSHHVKALGASPTVAGIVGATYGVLQLFSSTIVGSWSDVVGRQYSLLTCLLLSAFGYCLLGLSTTITLFVLSRIPVGLFKHSLSICRALLSDLVSEAERPLVMGHFNAASSVGFILGPVVGGYLTEHEGGFYTSAFACAAIFLVNAALVSMLPWKEVLLHCSDSNGSSSYRLKPVSNGSHMSSHHSSADSASGSRAQQKLGGGLVSKAASLLQPAWKQLSSVGSKIQKVAYSDMWDLFLVRLLMAVAIMLYYSNFSLALEERFSLKPKVTGYLISYSSTLGALAGFLVGPVTKLYRNEMSTLLLHSSVLTCSLIFLYATAASVWQVLLSSTFFAISTTIGRTCVTDLELQRGGVQASGTLIGAGQSVNSVGRVLAPLLSGLAQEFSPCGPPSLGVVLAVAAVCLLLVRIPKWKSK; encoded by the exons ACAAGCCTCGTGGACGGAGAGGAATCATACGCTGCATCTATGTAGTGGGCTTCATG GATCTGTTTGGGGTGAGCATGATCATCCCGCTGCTAAGTCATCATGTGAAAGCCCTTGGAGCCAGTCCTACTGTCGCTGGTATTGTAG GTGCGACGTATGGCGTCTTACAGCTCTTCTCAAGCACCATCGTC GGCAGCTGGAGCGACGTGGTGGGCCGACAGTATTCTCTGCTCACCTGTCTGCTGCTGAGTGCTTTTGGCTACTGCTTGCTTGGACTGTCAACTACCATCACTCTGTTCGTGCTGTCACGAATTCCTGTTG GGCTTTTCAAGCACTCGCTCTCCATCTGCAGAGCGCTGCTGTCTGACCTGGTGTCTGAGGCAGAGCGCCCCCTCGTCATGGGACATTTTAATGCAGCCTCCAGTGTGGGCTTCATTTTGGGTCCGGTGGTGGGTGGCTACCTCACGGAGCACGAGGGCGGCTTCTACACCTCTGCCTTTGCGTGTGCGGCCATATTTCTGGTGAACGCAG CGCTGGTGTCCATGCTGCCCTGGAAAGAGGTGCTGCTTCACTGTTCCGACTCTAATGGAAGTTCAAGCTACAGGCTAAAGCCAGTGAGCAACGGTTCGCACATGAGCAGCCACCATTCGTCTGCAGACTCTGCCTCAGGCTCCCGGGCCCAGCAGAAGCTGGGAGGGGGTCTGGTATCTAAAGCAGCTTCGCTGTTGCAGCCAGCATGGAAGCAGCTTTCCTCAGTGGGATCCAAGATCCAAAAGGTGGCCTACTCGGACATGTGGGACCTGTTTCTGGTCCGTCTGTTGATGGCGGTCGCCATCATGCTTTATTACAGCAACTTCTCTCTGGCTCTGGAGGAGCGCTTCTCACTCAAGCCCAAGGTGACCGGCTACCTCATCAGCTACAGCAGCACGCTAGGAGCTCTGGCCGGCTTCCTGGTGGGTCCGGTCACTAAACTGTACAGGAACGAGATGTCCACGCTGCTGCTCCACTCCTCCGTCCTCACCTGCTCGCTCATCTTCCTGTACGCCACGGCGGCGAGCGTGTGGCAggtcctgctctcctccaccttctttgcCATTTCCACCACCATAGGCAGGACTTGCGTGACTGATCTGGAGCTCCAGCGAGGCGGCGTCCAAGCCAGCGGGACCCTGATCGGAGCGGGACAGTCGGTCAATTCAGTGGGCAGAGTCCTGGCCCCGCTGCTGTCGGGCCTGGCCCAGGAGTTCAGCCCGTGCGGGCCCCCGAGTCTCGGTGTGGTCCTGGCCGTAGCTGCTGTCTGTTTACTGCTGGTCCGGATCCCCAAATGGAAATCCAAATGA